From one Rhopalosiphum padi isolate XX-2018 chromosome 2, ASM2088224v1, whole genome shotgun sequence genomic stretch:
- the LOC132922848 gene encoding uncharacterized protein LOC132922848, whose product MFTSLVHDNKHYEDIERFHYLLFYLLGPALTIVKAVPLTADNYSIAWNALKNRYDNKRLLVTAHIEKLFTFAPLTKESPASLSLFVNTFRENVSAIQALGVGDLAGFILFYIGSRVIDPMTRRLFEATVAKNEIPDLNSLLEFASQRCNVLENVGSSLSINCVENNEKTVGKTTTKKIQGKRSEKTSLAAVAPTKSKKCLFCGHPHAIYKCFGFRKLTITSRRDFVNKNQLCFICLNRGHMSNACPTSFTCRTCSSKHSTLLHLADDTTKSSTDKTNDNSERATTSCNATQFSGVTHTETTVLLGTVVVRVRDNTGVLQEVRAVLDSGSQVSAMTVDCVNRLGLTRRKCPVEVIGLSQQPVNTVKGQTNFNFFSVQSDVPEFKVTNVIVLPRIMSSMPDRVLPAEIRNRYRHLVFADPRFDHPAPVDMLIGGDLYPSVIQSRADIIHTEGLPSAMNTQLGWVIIGALQNNTHTPLTSLSISTTPPIEELMQRFWTVEEPTESTMPTTQDKQCEDWFVRTTKRDAIGRFYVGLPFRTIVCSTDIGCQDEKSVVLGSSRTSALNRLYNLERRLEKDSALYTAYRAFMNDYRALGHMKLATEPGKYFIPHHPVVKRCNEELKIRVVFDASATSSSGVSLNDCLVTGPKLQTEIGDVLLRSRLHKFVFTADITKMYRQICLHEQDKVYQHILWRNSPSDKVQEYELCTVTYGVSSAPFLAIRCLQQLNLEDGPDFPLVKDVLLADTYVDDIFVGADTVEDILESKIQIIGLLNRGGFSLKKWASNCPEILNTIEIEDRAVTPWIEPTKEQAVKVLGVHWDPVLDTFGYHSTIDHVTPTKRSVLSTVARFYDPIGALGPMVFWAKCLMQTLWMDKLEWDTPLSSGLTSMWQGFIDKLPDLACLSLPRHIAVRYAATVYLRVVDQDSNVRVYFLACKTKVAPLKSSSVDISLTIPRLELCAALLLSRLLSLRLKTLRDKVKITRVRAWTDSTIVLSWLTAEQRLFKIFVTNRVSKIRDLVPQCEWAHVGTSDNPADPASRGLLPDALVACSSFLHGPIFLHYPECQWPVVTTSSINPEELPEYKRPSKNVFLTRQVDSSLIQRFSVLRKMQRVLAYCLRFADKARQRTVVSGPITWQEYERVLMKVTMYTQRLYYSDLYHQLVTSNSIVTPSSLAQLAPFVDAHGIIRVGGRLQHSDLNTDAKHPILLSKSSHLAQLIVHHYHHNTLHGGTRLVASLIQRRFWIVSIRAAIRQIIFKCTVCIRYKAAAPQPFMADLPSTRVQQCRPFANVGMDYGGPFTIKESQRRNSRTHKAYLGLFVCLSTKAVHLEVVTDLTTEAFLASFDRFVARRGIPVQIYSDCGTNYVGAAKQLKTLFHDAATKEALHARVPCQWRFNPPAAPHFGGIWEAAIKSTKLHLKKVVGNQVYTLEELMTLITRIEGVLNSRPLVAMSTDPNDLSVLTPGHFLIGQPILAIPEHDISDIPQNHLKRWQLVRQALQSFWKRWSREYLHTLQSRQKWFHQNPSLGVGDVVVINSPSRPPLMWQLGRVIDVHPGADQVVRVATIKTAEGILKRPVVKLVKLPTDNA is encoded by the exons ATGTTTACATCTTTGGTGCATGACAACAAACATTACGAAGATATTGAGCGTTTCCATTACttattgttttacttattaGGTCCAGCGTTAACAATAGTAAAAGCAGTGCCACTTACAGCTGACAATTATTCTATTGCTTGGAACGCGCTTAAAAATCGATATGACAATAAACGCTTATTGGTCACTGCGcacattgaaaaattatttacattcgcGCCGTTAACAAAAGAATCCCCTGCATCACTTTCATTGTTCGTCAACACCTTTCGGGAAAATGTATCTGCTATACAAGCTCTTGGAGTTGGAGACTTGGctggttttatattattctatatcgGTTCACGCGTTATTGATCCCATGACACGACGATTATTTGAGGCTACTGTTGCGAAAAATGAAATACCTGATTTGAACTCATTATTAGAGTTCGCATCACAACGATGTAACGTTTTGGAAAACGTTGGCAGCAGTTTGAGCATTAATTGTGtggaaaataatgaaaagaCCGTAGGGAAGACAACTACTAAGAAGATCCAGGGCAAGAGGTCCGAGAAGACATCGTTAGCCGCGGTTGCCCCCACCAAGTCAAAAAAGTGTTTGTTTTGTGGACACCCACATGCAATTTACAAGTGTTTTGGATTCCGAAAACTAACAATTACCAGTCGTCGCgattttgtcaataaaaatcaattatgttttatttgtttgaacAGAGGGCATATGAGCAATGCGTGTCCTACGTCTTTTACGTGTCGTACGTGTTCAAGTAAGCATAGTACATTACTACATTTGGCAGATGATACTACAAAATCGAGCACCGATAAGACAAATGACAACTCTGAACGAGCCACCACAAGTTGCAATGCAACACAGTTTTCGGGAGTTACACATACTGAAACCACTGTTTTGTTGGGTACTGTTGTAGTCAGGGTTCGGGACAATACAGGAGTTCTACAAGAAGTCAGGGCAGTATTAGACAGTGGGTCGCAGGTGTCTGCAATGACAGTGGATTGTGTCAACCGGTTAGGTTTGACCCGTAGGAAGTGTCCTGTTGAGGTCATCGGACTTTCCCAACAACCGGTCAATACTGTTAAAGgtcaaactaattttaattttttttctgttcaatCCGACGTTCCCGAATTTAAAGTAACAAATGTCATTGTTTTACCTCGAATTATGTCATCAATGCCTGACAGGGTTTTGCCAGCTGAGATACGAAATCGCTATCGGCATCTTGTCTTTGCCGACCCCCGATTTGATCACCCGGCGCCAGTAGATATGTTGATTGGAGGAGACTTATATCCGTCCGTCATTCAATCTAGAGCTGACATTATACATACCGAGGGCCTACCATCAGCGATGAATACACAGTTAGGTTGGGTCATAATTGGCGCGTTGCAGAATAACACACATACTCCTCTTACTTCCCTGTCAATTAGTACAACCCCTCCGATTGAAGAGTTGATGCAGCGTTTTTGGACAGTAGAGGAGCCCACAGAGTCTACAATGCCAACTACACAAGACAAGCAATGTGAAGATTGGTTTGTTAGAACCACGAAACGAGACGCCATCGGTCGATTTTATGTTGGTTTACCATTTCGAACGATAGTATGTTCCACCGACATCGGATGTCAAGATGAGAAGTCGGTCGTTTTAGGGTCATCCAGAACTTCAGCTCTTAACCGACTGTATAATTTAGAACGTCGCCTTGAGAAGGATTCAGCATTGTATACGGCCTACCGGGCCTTCATGAACGATTATAGAGCGTTAGGACATATGAAGTTAGCGACTGAGCCAGGCAAATATTTCATACCACACCACCCAGTAGTTAAACGTTGTAATGAAGAACTGAAGATTCGTGTGGTGTTCGACGCCTCGGCTACGTCTTCATCAGGAGTCTCATTAAATGACTGTTTGGTGACTGGACCAAAACTTCAGACTGAAATCGGTGATGTCTTGTTGCGCAGTCGTCtacacaaatttgtttttactgCCGACATAACTAAAATGTATCGGCAAATATGTCTACATGAACAAGATAAAGTTTATCAGCACATACTATGGCGCAATTCGCCTAGTGACAAAGTGCAGGAATATGAGTTGTGTACGGTCACATACGGCGTAAGTTCGGCTCCGTTTTTAGCGATTCGATGCCTTCAACAGCTCAACCTGGAGGATGGACCTGATTTTCCACTCGTCAAGGATGTCCTGTTAGCTGATACATATGTAGATGATATTTTTGTTGGCGCTGACACTGTGGAGGACATTTTAGAATCAAAAATCCAAATCATCGGCTTGCTAAATCGAGGTGGATTTAGCCTGAAAAAATGGGCTAGCAATTGTCCCGAGATCTTGAACACCATCGAAATTGAAGACCGTGCTGTGACACCGTGGATAGAGCCAACCAAGGAACAGGCAGTCAAGGTTTTAGGAGTTCATTGGGACCCTGTACTTGACACATTCGGCTATCATTCGACGATAGATCATGTCACTCCTACAAAACGGTCAGTATTATCAACTGTTGCTCGTTTTTATGATCCAATCGGCGCGTTGGGTCCGATGGTTTTCTGGGCGAAGTGTTTAATGCAGACATTATGGATGGATAAATTAGAGTGGGATACACCACTGTCTTCAGGTCTGACGTCGATGTGGCAAGGTTTCATCGATAAACTTCCTGACTTAGCATGCTTGTCGCTGCCACGACACATTGCA GTTCGATACGCAGCAACAGTATATTTGCGAGTGGTAGATCAGGATAGTAATGTCAGAGTGTATTTTTTAGCGTGTAAAACAAAGGTTGCACCACTGAAGTCATCATCAGTGGATATATCGTTAACCATACCTCGGTTGGAGCTTTGTGCCGCGCTCCTGTTGTCGCGTTTACTGTCTCTACGTTTGAAAACCTTACGGGACAAAGTCAAGATTACGCGTGTCCGGGCATGGACAGATTCAACCATTGTTTTATCTTGGCTCACGGCCGAACAGAGGCTATTCAAAATATTCGTCACTAACCGTGTATCTAAAATACGAGACCTCGTACCCCAGTGCGAATGGGCACACGTTGGTACTTCAGACAATCCAGCTGACCCGGCATCACGAGGGTTGCTGCCAGATGCTTTGGTAGCATGCTCATCATTTTTACATGGACCGATATTCCTTCATTACCCGGAATGTCAGTGGCCAGTTGTAACTACATCAAGTATAAATCCTGAAGAGCTCCCGGAATATAAACGCccatcaaaaaatgtatttttaacccGACAGGTTGATTCTAGCTTGATCCAACGTTTTTCCGTGCTGCGCAAAATGCAACGGGTGTTAGCATACTGCCTGCGGTTCGCTGACAAGGCTCGACAACGTACGGTTGTGAGTGGGCCAATCACTTGGCAAGAGTATGAGAGAGTATTGATGAAGGTAACAATGTATACACAAAGGTTATATTACTCAGATTTGTACCACCAACTAGTAACGTCAAATTCTATCGTCACCCCGAGCTCCCTCGCTCAGCTTGCACCCTTCGTCGATGCTCATGGTATTATTAGAGTAGGCGGTCGTTTGCAGCATTCGGACTTGAACACCGACGCCAAACACCCTATTTTGTTGTCGAAATCGTCTCACCTTGCTCAGCTTATTGTCCATCATTACCATCATAATACTTTACATGGTGGGACGCGTTTGGTAGCTTCGTTAATTCAGCGCCGTTTCTGGATCGTTTCGATTCGCGCTGCGATTCGTCAAATAATATTCAAGTGTACAGTGTGTATTAGATACAAGGCCGCAGCTCCCCAACCATTTATGGCAGATTTACCATCAACAAGGGTCCAACAATGCCGACCATTTGCCAACGTGGGAATGGATTATGGAGGTCCGTTCACCATTAAGGAGAGTCAACGCCGTAACTCAAGGACGCACAAGGCATATCTTGGGTTATTCGTATGCCTATCTACCAAGGCTGTGCACTTGGAGGTTGTCACAGACTTGACAACAGAGGCATTCCTAGCGTCTTTCGATCGATTTGTAGCTCGACGAGGGATTCCGGTGCAGATTTATTCCGACTGTGGAACTAATTACGTTGGCGCAGCGAAACAACTCAAGACATTATTCCACGACGCAGCAACGAAGGAAGCACTTCATGCCCGAGTTCCATGTCAATGGAGGTTCAACCCGCCTGCAGCTCCGCACTTTGGCGGTATTTGGGAAGCTGCTATTAAGAGTACCAAGTTACATCTAAAAAAGGTAGTAGGTAATCAGGTATATACTTTGGAAGAGTTAATGACGCTAATCACACGTATTGAAGGTGTACTCAATTCTCGGCCATTAGTCGCCATGTCAACCGATCCGAACGATTTATCTGTGCTAACGCCAGGACATTTCCTGATCGGACAACCTATACTGGCGATTCCCGAACATGATATCAGCGATATCCCTCAGAATCACCTCAAGCGGTGGCAATTAGTGAGACAAGCCCTTCAGTCCTTCTGGAAACGATGGAGTCGGGAATATCTCCATACGCTGCAAAGTAGACAAAAATGGTTCCATCAAAATCCCAGTCTCGGTGTCGGAGATGTCGTCGTCATAAATTCACCTTCTCGACCTCCGTTGATGTGGCAACTGGGTCGAGTCATCGACGTCCATCCTGGTGCTGACCAAGTGGTTCGTGTAGCCACCATCAAGACAGCAGAAGGGATACTGAAACGCCCGGTCGTAAAGTTGGTCAAACTACCTACTGACAACGCTTAA